The Tenacibaculum jejuense genome includes a window with the following:
- a CDS encoding VOC family protein produces the protein MNRFHFAFKVKDIQSTHEFYHEILNCTIGRQTEHWIDFDFFGHQLSAHISNNIPELDYCGKVDNIKVPIPHFGCIVKDHEFEFIKNALQSHNIEFIIPPQTRYKGTRGEQKTMFVLDFSNNPIEFKSFKNEEEIF, from the coding sequence ATGAACAGATTTCATTTTGCATTTAAAGTTAAAGACATTCAAAGTACACATGAATTTTACCATGAAATTTTAAACTGTACTATCGGAAGACAAACTGAACATTGGATTGACTTCGATTTTTTCGGACATCAATTATCTGCTCATATTTCTAATAATATTCCGGAATTGGATTACTGTGGAAAAGTGGATAATATAAAAGTTCCAATTCCTCATTTTGGTTGTATTGTAAAAGATCATGAGTTTGAATTCATTAAAAATGCATTACAATCTCACAATATTGAATTTATTATACCACCACAAACACGTTACAAAGGAACTCGTGGAGAACAAAAAACTATGTTTGTTTTAGATTTTAGTAACAATCCGATCGAATTTAAAAGTTTTAAGAACGAAGAAGAGATATTTTAA